The Candidatus Saganbacteria bacterium genome contains a region encoding:
- the accB gene encoding acetyl-CoA carboxylase biotin carboxyl carrier protein, producing the protein MDYETIKKIIKIAEESDISGLSVEKGDFKVEVKRDKGHHPVPVAPVHQVAHPVEEKGSSANPKQAEEDGLLAITSPMVGTFYRASSPDSPPYVEVGSEINEGTVVCIIEAMKLFNEIESEVSGKVVKILVENGKPVDYGQKLMLIKKR; encoded by the coding sequence ATGGATTACGAAACGATAAAAAAGATCATTAAGATAGCGGAAGAGTCCGATATTTCCGGATTGAGCGTGGAAAAAGGGGATTTCAAGGTGGAAGTCAAAAGAGACAAAGGGCACCATCCCGTGCCGGTAGCCCCGGTACACCAGGTCGCGCATCCTGTCGAAGAAAAAGGCTCTTCGGCTAACCCAAAGCAAGCCGAAGAAGACGGTTTATTAGCGATAACATCTCCGATGGTAGGTACGTTTTACAGGGCTTCATCTCCTGACAGTCCCCCGTATGTTGAGGTCGGCAGCGAGATAAACGAGGGGACGGTCGTCTGCATCATCGAGGCGATGAAGCTTTTTAATGAGATAGAGTCCGAAGTTTCGGGAAAAGTAGTGAAGATACTTGTCGAGAACGGGAAGCCGGTGGACTACGGCCAAAAACTGATGCTCATAAAAAAGAGATAA